Genomic window (Cucumis sativus cultivar 9930 chromosome 2, Cucumber_9930_V3, whole genome shotgun sequence):
cttttttaagttgtCTTTGATCACCTGTGAGTGAAGAACCATAAAGCAGTGAACAttatagcaattttttttcgttttataACTTGCAGGTTTAAAGCTCTTCACTAAGCCATCACATCCATTTAATTTGCTTAGAAATTCAGGACAcggtcatttttttttcagggGATTTGGTGTGGGGCTTTCGCTCTAAGTTTCTCATCCTATATAGGATGACAGAGATTCATCAAATGGAAGGTTGGTTTCTTTGTCATTTTATGCTAATGGCTCAATGTTTATGTTCTGGCTGGTGGTTTACAGAGTGAGTTTTGATGTGGACCTTTATTTCTTCTGTCTTGTATGATGTTATGTTTGTTCCCTCCTTTGTATCGTGTGTCAAAATAAATTGAACATCTTCAACGAATGGCTTgtcaatattaattttttgctGGTCCCTAAACGTAACATGCTTTTCACTCTTGTGGCAATAGGTTCTGGATATGTTACAACTACTAATTTCCCTTTCCAACtctgaataataataatatagcaTAGCCTGTCTCTAGAGGAATGTGAATTTGGATGTCTGGATTGAGCTGCaagttcatttctttttccattcaaCTGAGaagttcattttttgtttgataatgcTATATTGACTTATAAATGCTATTGAAATCGCAGCTAAAAAGTGAATGTGGTTTGAATCGAGTATGTTAATCTCAGCTGTTGCTTTGGATAAAGAATGGTAGTTTTCCGTCTAGACTGCGTATGGGTGGGCGAATGATTTGATGAATGCTCTGGTGGATATGGTAAACCCAAATTCTGTTGTTGTATGTGAAATTCTGCCTCTTGGCTTTTAGAACTCAGTTGATACGTCCAATTAATGAACTAAGCAATATTACAGCTGGATTTCCTATCTTTTTAAGTCTGCGGGAGTCTGGATGCTCTGCTCTTACTAGTGCTGATAATCATATAGTTGAACAATTGACATTTTGAGGTTTTCCAATGTCTACTGCCCTGCAACGAATCGATATGGGAGATGCTTGTCTGGGTCCCTCTGGTAATGCtgagtttcaaaatcaattggcAGTAGCCATTCCTATTTCTCTGTTTCAATCTACCTCTCTTGCTCCAGTGAATGATATTCGTGGAAATACAAAAGATTCAGCATTTCCAGACCCACAGTTCCAGCAATTAGAAACCTTTAGAACGTGCTTCTTACACAGTTACTCTAATGcttcaaattcttcatttGCAAGTTCTCTGATCTGTGAAGGTGATGAGTCTCTATGTAATGCAAATAATAAGTGGGAAAGCGATAGGTTTCATTGTATTCAGCAACTTTCTGGGGAGAATCCGGAAACATCTGATTCCCAGACCGTCTTGTCCATGGAACACCTGCACCAGAATGGCTGGATGTCATCTAACACTATGAACTCTAAGTTATGGAATGAGCTTTCTCTAAGCCTTGCTACAACCGAACCCGTCCTCAGTGGAGGAACTGATTTCCTGGACCAGTATTCTCAGTTGACTTTTTCTGGTGCTACTCAACCTTGCTTGAACAGCACAGAATTAGCCTCGAACTTAAATTCAGGCAGCTCTAGGGACCTCTCTCTAAGTTATGGATGTGGTAATTCTGTTCGCCTTTCTCGAGCAATAGCAGGATCTAGATATCTTTCGGTCATTCAAGATGTACTTTCTCAAATTGCAAGCTATCCACTGGAAAACTCAGATCAAGTTGATCATTCAACTACTGCAACTGGGTTTGTGCCGTTGTCATCATCAAGTTCCCTGGATGATGCAACGATTGAATATGGTTCTGATGTTACTGGTAGATACAGTTCTCAAATGGAGCCGGAATGGCAAAATCTATCTGTTGATGCCAAGAAGTCCCATCTGTTGACTCTACTACAATTGGTTGGTTAATTTAATATAGCGTTTCTctgatttttatctttttaccCTTCTTATACTGAAAAACTTGATAGTGTTTCAGATTGATGAGAGGTACACTCAATGCTTGGATGAGATTCATACCGTTACTTCTGCGTTTCATGCTGCTACTGATTTGGACCCTCGCTTGCATACTCGATATACACTCCAGACGATCACTTCGGTGTATAAAAACTTGAGGGAGAAGATTACCAGTTGTATTTTTGCTATTGGGAAGCATTCTAACGCAACGTGCACCAAGGAGAAGGAAAAATTCTTTGAGGCAACATTCTTACAGAAGCAGTGGGCTCTCCAGCAGTTGAAAAGGAAAGATAATCAATTATGGAGGCCACAGAGAGGCTTGCCTGAAAAATCTGTCTCCGTTCTTAGGGCATggatgtttcaaaattttctccatCCGTAAGATTTTGTGACAAATCTGGTTTACTTTTTGAAGATACGTATAGTAAGTTGAAGGAATGTTTGTTCTTTGGTGATTTTTCAGGTACCCCAAGGACACAGAGAAGCATTTACTTGCAGTAAAAAGTGGATTAACTAGAAATCAGGTTCTTGCTGCTTCAAGATTTCCTTCAACTTTCATGAGTTCTCCTCACTTTTACTGAGTTCTGCTATTCTGGACTTTGGACAGGTGTCTAATTGGTTCATCAATGCTCGTGTCCGATTGTGGAAACCGATGATCGAGGAAATGTATGCTGAAATGAGCAGAAGAAAATCCAATCAAAATGAGGAGGGAATCGAAAGAATTCATTGTCCCAGATAAGCATTAGCAGTGAGAAGATGTGGCTCGAACTGTGAAAATGATAGACAGTATTGAGCACTGTATGGAACTTGAATTGATTAGAAAAGTGTACTAGACTGAATTAAATTCAactatatattctttttgacAATTTAACCTGAGAAATTTCTTTAGCTTCGCATTCCTGGCTACATCATAATAGACAATAAAATGCAATTAGTCAGCAGAGAAACATCACCACAAACTTCATTctgaaaagaaggaaaaagaaaacacgaTCAATAAGCGAAGTTCAAtctaaaaacattatttattaattgaaaataaataattctgAGATTTACAGAGAATGGTGCCCTCCTCCTCAACTAACTCTTTTGATtacaaatgaaagaatgacAATTTCTGATTTCTGCCTAGAAGTTTTCACTATCAAATATTCTGTTTCCTTCTTTATCTACACCCCACACCCACACCTCTCATTCACGAACTGATGGATTgccaaagaaaaaacaaaaaaaactgtcCCAACTCCTCACAGTacatataaatacaaaaagtgattaatattttttgttgcGCCTCCTTTCATCGTCTTGTTGTTCTAGACTTGCAAGGAGATTCTTGTTTTTATCGGTTTCAACTTCAATCCCATACTTTCTGGTGACAGAAGCTCGGGAGCTATGCAAGAAGGGCTCAAGGGGCTTCTTGGGCTGACGCTAAAATGAGATGGCCTATACATGCCATATCCCATGAGAAAATACTCCATAGGTATCAACATTGCATCAGGCTGCTCCTCTGTCACCATTGACCCACATGACTGAACCTAAGATGTGAGAATAGCCCCTTTTAATTCATAGTAGTATAAAGCTCGGTTTATGATTTTCATGTATATTTAATctccaaaaaggaaaaaagaaagttcaaCATACTTCCACTAGGGCACTGTATCTTCTGTCTAGTTTGACAGTCATGTGGTGAGCCTCTGAATGGAACGGGGACCTGTCCCCAACAAATATCAATGAACGGCACTTTAGTTTCCGTAACCCTTCTGAAATGTCGGGTCTCCtgcatgaaagaaaaaaaaagtttaggagGGCCTTCGACCCCATATGTGTATCATCTAACTAATGTAATTTCACATCAGAGGTATAGAGGAAAAGGACCCCAACAATTGTCAAGCACAAATTCAAAGATTGGAGTTAGATGCTTACCCATTCATTGCTTCAAGAAACCTCCAGACGTTTGAACTTTGCCTCTCGTCAAGTGACTGTAGAAAGAACATGATCATAATGTTTGATCAAACAAATGCTCAACTCTTAAAATCTGTCAAGTTTTCCAACTCTGGAATAACTGACAGTTTAAAGTTGCTAAAAGAAAACGATGAAAATGCTGCAGTACTCACTCTTCTGCATGCTTGAACTAAATCTGACTCTGGTACTTGAGAACAACCACGAGCATCCTACAACCAGCACAGTACAAATGTCTAATCAAACTCAGTTGGGATGAATAACTCTAGTAAGAGAGTTTGAGTTTGTGCAAGTAAACCTGCAGTTGGTCTGTGTTTaagttgagaagaaaaaagagtttaaaagtTCACACGTTCAAGTGCAATTTTCATATCatcaaattggttttgaagGAATAAAAACCGATTTCATggtgattttgaaaacaaagcaattttcatttttagacCTACCTTACTGAAATACCGCTTCAGCAACAACTCCTTCACTACCCCACACATGCCATAGAAATAAAGCAAATTTGACATCACCTGCATATGGAAAATCTGTTAA
Coding sequences:
- the LOC101204223 gene encoding homeobox protein ATH1 isoform X2; the encoded protein is MSTALQRIDMGDACLGPSVNDIRGNTKDSAFPDPQFQQLETFRTCFLHSYSNASNSSFASSLICEGDESLCNANNKWESDRFHCIQQLSGENPETSDSQTVLSMEHLHQNGWMSSNTMNSKLWNELSLSLATTEPVLSGGTDFLDQYSQLTFSGATQPCLNSTELASNLNSGSSRDLSLSYGCGNSVRLSRAIAGSRYLSVIQDVLSQIASYPLENSDQVDHSTTATGFVPLSSSSSLDDATIEYGSDVTGRYSSQMEPEWQNLSVDAKKSHLLTLLQLIDERYTQCLDEIHTVTSAFHAATDLDPRLHTRYTLQTITSVYKNLREKITSCIFAIGKHSNATCTKEKEKFFEATFLQKQWALQQLKRKDNQLWRPQRGLPEKSVSVLRAWMFQNFLHPYPKDTEKHLLAVKSGLTRNQVSNWFINARVRLWKPMIEEMYAEMSRRKSNQNEEGIERIHCPR
- the LOC101217037 gene encoding protein NDL2 isoform X1, yielding MGDSSDSVSVDMESISCGGKEYLVKTCYGVVSVTVVGDLDKPALITYPDLALNHMFCFQGLMFCPEACSLLLHNFCIYHISPPGHELGAAAICPDDPVLSADDLADQIAEVLNYFGLSAVMCMGVTAGAYILTLFAMKHRHRVHGLILISPICTAPCWTEWLYNKVMSNLLYFYGMCGVVKELLLKRYFSKDARGCSQVPESDLVQACRRSLDERQSSNVWRFLEAMNGRPDISEGLRKLKCRSLIFVGDRSPFHSEAHHMTVKLDRRYSALVEVQSCGSMVTEEQPDAMLIPMEYFLMGYGMYRPSHFSVSPRSPLSPSCIAPELLSPESMGLKLKPIKTRISLQV
- the LOC101204223 gene encoding homeobox protein ATH1 isoform X1, whose protein sequence is MSTALQRIDMGDACLGPSGNAEFQNQLAVAIPISLFQSTSLAPVNDIRGNTKDSAFPDPQFQQLETFRTCFLHSYSNASNSSFASSLICEGDESLCNANNKWESDRFHCIQQLSGENPETSDSQTVLSMEHLHQNGWMSSNTMNSKLWNELSLSLATTEPVLSGGTDFLDQYSQLTFSGATQPCLNSTELASNLNSGSSRDLSLSYGCGNSVRLSRAIAGSRYLSVIQDVLSQIASYPLENSDQVDHSTTATGFVPLSSSSSLDDATIEYGSDVTGRYSSQMEPEWQNLSVDAKKSHLLTLLQLIDERYTQCLDEIHTVTSAFHAATDLDPRLHTRYTLQTITSVYKNLREKITSCIFAIGKHSNATCTKEKEKFFEATFLQKQWALQQLKRKDNQLWRPQRGLPEKSVSVLRAWMFQNFLHPYPKDTEKHLLAVKSGLTRNQVSNWFINARVRLWKPMIEEMYAEMSRRKSNQNEEGIERIHCPR
- the LOC101217037 gene encoding protein NDL1 isoform X2; protein product: MFCFQGLMFCPEACSLLLHNFCIYHISPPGHELGAAAICPDDPVLSADDLADQIAEVLNYFGLSAVMCMGVTAGAYILTLFAMKHRHRVHGLILISPICTAPCWTEWLYNKVMSNLLYFYGMCGVVKELLLKRYFSKDARGCSQVPESDLVQACRRSLDERQSSNVWRFLEAMNGRPDISEGLRKLKCRSLIFVGDRSPFHSEAHHMTVKLDRRYSALVEVQSCGSMVTEEQPDAMLIPMEYFLMGYGMYRPSHFSVSPRSPLSPSCIAPELLSPESMGLKLKPIKTRISLQV